One segment of Meriones unguiculatus strain TT.TT164.6M chromosome X, Bangor_MerUng_6.1, whole genome shotgun sequence DNA contains the following:
- the Zcchc13 gene encoding zinc finger CCHC domain-containing protein 13, with the protein MSGKSCFKCGRSGHWARDCPKGVTRGRTPRSRTRAPQCSSATQSDICYRCGESGHYAKDCDLLQDTCYNCGRRGHIAKDCTQAKRERELCCYICSRPGHLARDCDRQEEQKCYTCGEFGHIQKDCIQIKCYRCGENGHMAGNCSKASEVSCYRCGESGHLARECPIEATA; encoded by the coding sequence ATGAGCGGAAAAAGCTGCTTCAAGTGTGGACGCTCTGGTCACTGGGCCCGGGATTGTCCTAAGGGAGTCACTCGGGGGCGAACACCAAGAAGTCGTACCAGAGCTCCCCAGTGCAGCTCCGCCACCCAGTCCGACATCTGTTATCGCTGTGGTGAAAGCGGTCATTACGCCAAGGACTGCGATCTTCTCCAGGACACCTGCTACAACTGCGGGAGAAGAGGCCACATCGCTAAAGACTGTACCCAGGCTAAACGAGAGAGGGAGCTGTGCTGTTACATCTGCAGCCGTCCTGGTCATCTGGCTCGCGACTGCGACCGTCAGGAAGAACAGAAGTGCTACACTTGCGGCGAATTTGGCCACATCCAGAAAGACTGCATCCAGATCAAGTGCTACAGATGTGGCGAGAACGGCCATATGGCAGGGAACTGTAGCAAGGCAAGTGAAGTTAGCTGCTACCGCTGTGGTGAGTCTGGACATCTAGCCCGGGAATGCCCCATTGAGGCTACTGCTTAG